From a single Rutidosis leptorrhynchoides isolate AG116_Rl617_1_P2 chromosome 5, CSIRO_AGI_Rlap_v1, whole genome shotgun sequence genomic region:
- the LOC139849732 gene encoding cysteine-rich receptor-like protein kinase 28 has product MPFNRVKRDNTTTFIAYRDTWSCIATTKRDRYFSNAIFEQKLGFRSGCVSAGPIAIRDVTGRDTSYWDATAYNNGYGYYSLIMNAGTDTIYTNALCRGDVEPNLCMECVNEATLLLSDLCPYQKSGILYRDKCMLKYSNETEYSSETLPSLFISETNSKSSKDAGRFAKVVHELMHKLIGLAAKGNINVKFAGGSMGGVKHAKVFVGYSADVQM; this is encoded by the exons atgccatttaatcGGGTTAAAAGAGACAATACAACGACTTTCATCGCGTACCGCGACACTTGGTCGTGTATCGCGACAACCAAACGCGACAGGTATTTTTCAAACGCGATATTTGAACAGAAGTTGGGTTTCAGAAGTGGTTGCGTTTCAGCCGGACCCATCGCGATTCGCGATGTAACAGGACGCGATACATCCTATTGGGACGCGACA GCCTACAACAACGGTTACGGTTACTATTCGCTGATTATGAATGCTGGTACTGACACCATTTACACCAATGCCCTTTGTAGAGGTGACGTGGAACCGAATTTGTGTATGGAATGTGTTAATGAAGCAACTCTTCTATTATCAGACCTTTGCCCATATCAAAAGTCTGGAATATTATATCGCGATAAATGTATGTTGAAGTATTCCAACGAGACGGAATATTCAAGCGAAACTCTACCTTCTTTGTTTATATCTGAAACGAATAGTAAAAGTTCAAAAGATGCGGGTCGGTTCGCGAAGGTTGTGCACGAGTTGATGCATAAGTTGATTGGTCTTGCAGCTAAGGGCAATATCAATGTGAAGTTTGCAGGTGGGAGCATGGGTGGGGTGAAACACGCAAAG gtttttgtggggtatagtgctgatGTGCAAATGTGA